TCTTCCTCAAAGCCGAGTACATTGCCGGGGATGGACGCCAACAGTTTCCGTGTATACGGGTGCCGCGGGTTCGTGAAGATCTCCTCCGAAGACGCAGCCTCCACCAGTTCACCCGACTTCATCACACACACATAGTCCGAAATCAGCCGCACCACCGCCAGGTCATGCGAAATGAAAAGATACGACAGCCCCTTCTCTGCCTGCAAGCGTCCCAGCAACTTCAAAATCTGGTCCTGAACCAACACATCGAGCGCCGACACCGGCTCATCACACACAATCAGATCCGGCTCCAACGCCAAAGCGCGCGCAATCGCCACACGCTGCCGCTGCCCACCCGACAATTCAGAGGGATAACGCCCCAACAACTCGAGCGGCAACGCAACCTCATCCATCAACGAACGCACCTTCTCGCGACGCTGCCTAGAAGAACCCACCCTATAGGCGTCAAGCGGCTCCCGGATGATGCGGCCAATCGTATACATCGGGTTCAAAGACGAATAAGGGTCCTGAAAAATCGGTTGCATACGGCGCCGGACACCCCTCCAATCCGCCTTCCCCATACGCAACATGTCCCGGCCATCAAACTCAATCCGGCCACTCGAGGGCTCAGTCAACCCCAACAACATGCGCGCCGTCGTCGTCTTCCCAGACCCAGACTCACCCACAAGCGCAACCGTCGAACCACGCGGAATCTCAAACGAAACATCCTTCGCCGCGAAAAAATCCTCACCGCGCCCACCACGCCTCGGATACGACTTCGACAACCCCTCAACACGAACCAACGGGCCACCAGCATCCGCCACAGCCGCCGTATCGGCCGCAGCTGCCGCATCAAGCCCCGATGCCGAATCAGCCCCACCGGAACCTGACCTCGCGCTAGACCCAGCCACCGCATCGTAAGCCCCAGCAACACCAAGCATGCCCGCATACGCGCCCGGCACCAACCGTGCCGCAGCGACCGACGGCGCCGCCGTCACCAACTCACTCGTGTAAGGGTGCTGCGGGCTCTCCAACAACTGGCGCGCAGGGCCCGCCTCAACAACACGGCCACGATGCATCACCACGATGTCCTCGGCGCGCTCTGCCGCAAGACCAAGATCATGCGTAATCAACAACACCGACGTACCCTGCTGAGCCGTCAAAGTGTCCAACTCATCGAGGATGACCCGCTGCACGGTCACATCGAGCGCAGACGTCGGCTCATCAGCGATCAAAAGACGCGGCCGGCACGCAAGCCCGATAGCGATCAAGACACGCTGGCGCAAACCACCCGAAAGTTCGTGTGGATACTGCCGGGCCTTATCCTCAGGGTCAGGGACCCCCGCCTCCCGCATCAGCTCGAGGACGCGCGCATCAACCGTGCTCTTAGTGGCTGCCCTGTTGATGAGCAGCGTCTCCGCGATCTGCGCACCGACCCGCGCCACCGGGTTGAGATTAGACATCGGATCCTGCGGCACAAGCCCGATGTGGTTGCCGCGTAGCCGCTGAAAGTCGTGGTCAGAGTAGGTCGCGAGGTCAACGCCCTCGAAGAGGATCGAACCGGACGTAATGGAGCCGTTCTCGGGGAGTAGGCCGATGACCGCCATCGCGAGGGTGGATTTACCCGAGCCGGACTCACCAACGATCGCGAGCGTCCTGCCGGGCTTCAACGTGAGGTTGGCGCCTTGGACCGCGTTGACTTCGCCATGACGGGTTTTGAAACTGACGGAGAGGTCTTTGACGTCGAGTAGCGGGCCCTCAGCGGTGGTGTTAGGCGCTATATCGTCCTCGCAGGAAGTGACGTGAGGCATGGGCACCATTTTGCCTTATGAGTGTTGTTTTCCCTCAGACGTTAATCTTCGGCACAAAAATTGTAGTTATTCGGTAAAGCTATGCGGGTCAGCGCGATGTCGAGCCGAGGGCGAAGCGGCCGAGCCGCAGCAGGGCGGCGGCATGGTAGCGATTCGCTGGCGGGCCAGTGGCCAGGCGGCACGGTAGCGATTCGATGGCGGGCCAGT
The Pseudoglutamicibacter albus DNA segment above includes these coding regions:
- a CDS encoding ABC transporter ATP-binding protein, coding for MPHVTSCEDDIAPNTTAEGPLLDVKDLSVSFKTRHGEVNAVQGANLTLKPGRTLAIVGESGSGKSTLAMAVIGLLPENGSITSGSILFEGVDLATYSDHDFQRLRGNHIGLVPQDPMSNLNPVARVGAQIAETLLINRAATKSTVDARVLELMREAGVPDPEDKARQYPHELSGGLRQRVLIAIGLACRPRLLIADEPTSALDVTVQRVILDELDTLTAQQGTSVLLITHDLGLAAERAEDIVVMHRGRVVEAGPARQLLESPQHPYTSELVTAAPSVAAARLVPGAYAGMLGVAGAYDAVAGSSARSGSGGADSASGLDAAAAADTAAVADAGGPLVRVEGLSKSYPRRGGRGEDFFAAKDVSFEIPRGSTVALVGESGSGKTTTARMLLGLTEPSSGRIEFDGRDMLRMGKADWRGVRRRMQPIFQDPYSSLNPMYTIGRIIREPLDAYRVGSSRQRREKVRSLMDEVALPLELLGRYPSELSGGQRQRVAIARALALEPDLIVCDEPVSALDVLVQDQILKLLGRLQAEKGLSYLFISHDLAVVRLISDYVCVMKSGELVEAASSEEIFTNPRHPYTRKLLASIPGNVLGFEEDQGA